The Egibacteraceae bacterium genome has a window encoding:
- a CDS encoding methyltransferase domain-containing protein has translation MSSTAETFELTREQAEFYEARFVPALFAEWAPLLVDAAAVCPGSSVLDVACGTGVVARTAAARVGEEGRVVGVDRSQGMLEVAGQLAPQAQFRLADAEQLPFEDGSFDMVLCQAGLMFFSDPAPRWRRWPA, from the coding sequence GCACCGCGGAGACGTTCGAGCTGACCCGGGAACAGGCGGAGTTCTACGAGGCCAGGTTCGTGCCGGCCCTGTTCGCCGAGTGGGCGCCGCTGCTCGTCGACGCGGCCGCAGTCTGCCCGGGCAGCTCGGTGCTCGACGTGGCGTGCGGCACCGGCGTCGTTGCTCGTACCGCCGCCGCACGCGTCGGCGAGGAGGGCAGGGTCGTGGGCGTCGACCGGTCTCAGGGGATGCTGGAGGTCGCGGGCCAGCTCGCACCTCAGGCGCAGTTCCGCCTCGCAGACGCCGAACAGCTGCCGTTCGAGGACGGGTCGTTCGACATGGTGCTGTGCCAGGCTGGGCTCATGTTCTTCTCTGACCCGGCGCCGCGCTGGCGGAGATGGCCCGCGTAA